Part of the Paenibacillus terrae HPL-003 genome is shown below.
TTTATCTAGAATGCGCTGCGGCAATTCTTCAGCAAAATGATTCAACTCTCGTGCGAATAAATTCATTTTCGAAACTTCTTCCAATACGACGCTATTCACGACTGCGGATTTCGCATCTTTGCCCCAAGTGAAGGGAGCATGACCCTTCAGCAAAACACCCGGCACTGCTAAAATATCCAGCCCGCGCTGCTCAAAAGTTTCGATGATGACACGGCCGGTTTCCGCTTCGTACCCACGATCAATCTCCTCTTGTGTCAAGAAACGGGCACAAGGAACAGAACCATAAAAGGTGTCTGCATGAGTAGTCCCCATTACAGGTACATCCAGACCTGCTTGAGCCCAAATGGTCGCCCAAGTCGAATGCGTGTGCACAATACCGCCGATCTCTGCGTAATGCTTATAAAGTACAGCGTGAGTCGGTGTATCTGATGAAGGTCTCATCTCTCCTTCAACAACATTGCCATCAAAATCAACAACCACCATATCACTAGGTTTCATCGTGTCATAACTAACACCACTAGGTTTGATCACGAATAAGCGGCTCTCACGATCAACAGCGCTTACGTTACCCCAGGTGTATTTTACGAGTCCATG
Proteins encoded:
- a CDS encoding L-ribulose-5-phosphate 4-epimerase; the protein is MLEQLKEEVFQANLDLPKHGLVKYTWGNVSAVDRESRLFVIKPSGVSYDTMKPSDMVVVDFDGNVVEGEMRPSSDTPTHAVLYKHYAEIGGIVHTHSTWATIWAQAGLDVPVMGTTHADTFYGSVPCARFLTQEEIDRGYEAETGRVIIETFEQRGLDILAVPGVLLKGHAPFTWGKDAKSAVVNSVVLEEVSKMNLFARELNHFAEELPQRILDKHYLRKHGKDAYYGQK